The Lysobacter capsici genome has a segment encoding these proteins:
- the creB gene encoding two-component system response regulator CreB, with amino-acid sequence MRILLVEDESAIADTVLYALRAEGFEATHCLTGGEALREAQRVAYDLAVLDIGLPDIGGFALCRELRRNRDLPVIFLTAQNAEADRILGLEIGADDYVTKPFSPRELATRVRVVLRRKGGANIPAESEAGFVHDGEGKRIRYRGQALDLTRYEYGLLAALLQRPGAVLSRAQLMDRVWGDALDSGDRTVDTHIKTLRAKLREIGPDSDPIRTHRGLGYSLELG; translated from the coding sequence ATGCGCATCCTGCTAGTAGAAGACGAATCCGCCATCGCCGACACCGTGCTCTATGCGCTGCGCGCCGAGGGGTTCGAGGCCACCCACTGCCTGACCGGCGGCGAGGCGCTGCGCGAGGCGCAGCGGGTGGCCTATGACCTGGCCGTGCTCGATATCGGCCTGCCCGACATCGGCGGCTTCGCCCTGTGCCGCGAGCTGCGCCGCAATCGCGACCTGCCGGTGATCTTCCTGACCGCGCAGAACGCCGAGGCCGATCGCATCCTCGGGCTGGAGATCGGCGCCGACGATTACGTGACCAAGCCGTTCTCGCCGCGCGAACTGGCCACCCGGGTGCGGGTGGTGCTGCGGCGCAAGGGCGGGGCGAACATTCCGGCCGAGTCCGAGGCCGGTTTCGTCCACGACGGCGAGGGCAAGCGCATCCGCTACCGCGGCCAGGCGCTGGACCTGACCCGCTACGAATACGGCCTGCTGGCCGCGCTGCTGCAGCGTCCCGGCGCGGTGCTGTCGCGCGCGCAGCTGATGGACCGGGTCTGGGGCGATGCGCTCGACAGCGGCGACCGCACCGTCGACACCCACATCAAGACCCTGCGCGCCAAGCTGCGCGAAATCGGCCCCGACAGCGACCCGATCCGCACCCATCGCGGTCTGGGCTATTCGCTGGAGCTGGGCTGA
- a CDS encoding carbon-nitrogen hydrolase family protein, with translation MRVAVAKYAIGAPRTFAEFADKQTQWLSEARRSGAQLAVLPEYLSLELGATFGAATQGDLHASLVATQAYHGAWLDFFGLLARELGLHIVAGSFLFDPGHGRYRNRSYAFAPEGGCLWQDKLQLTGFEKQAGVIEAGDALKTFALGEQRAGIAICYDIEFPLPVRAQCEAGARLLIAPSCTDTAAGATRVRVGCLARALENRCFVAQAVTAGEALWSPALDTNTGEAAVYAPMDVGLPADGVLAQTRGGQRWAYADLDFVALEASRARAQVANDRDWVGQLRPGVLRAQVDRFG, from the coding sequence ATGCGGGTGGCCGTGGCCAAGTACGCGATCGGCGCGCCGCGCACGTTCGCCGAATTCGCCGATAAACAAACCCAGTGGCTCAGCGAGGCGCGGCGCAGCGGCGCGCAACTGGCGGTGTTGCCCGAATACCTGTCGCTGGAACTGGGCGCGACCTTCGGCGCGGCGACCCAGGGCGACCTGCATGCTTCGCTGGTCGCGACCCAGGCCTATCACGGCGCCTGGCTGGATTTTTTCGGCCTGCTGGCGCGCGAACTGGGGCTGCATATCGTCGCCGGCAGTTTCCTGTTCGATCCAGGACACGGTCGGTACCGCAATCGCAGTTACGCGTTCGCGCCCGAGGGCGGTTGCCTGTGGCAGGACAAGCTGCAACTCACCGGTTTCGAAAAACAGGCCGGGGTGATCGAGGCCGGCGATGCGCTCAAGACCTTCGCGTTGGGCGAACAGCGCGCCGGCATCGCGATTTGTTACGACATCGAGTTCCCTTTGCCGGTGCGCGCGCAATGCGAAGCCGGCGCGCGTCTGCTGATCGCGCCCAGTTGCACCGACACCGCGGCCGGCGCGACCCGGGTGCGGGTGGGGTGCTTGGCGCGGGCGCTGGAAAACCGCTGTTTCGTGGCGCAGGCGGTGACCGCGGGCGAGGCCTTGTGGAGTCCGGCCCTGGACACCAACACCGGCGAGGCGGCGGTGTATGCGCCGATGGACGTGGGCCTGCCGGCGGACGGGGTGTTGGCGCAGACGCGCGGTGGGCAGCGGTGGGCGTATGCGGATCTGGATTTCGTCGCGCTGGAGGCGAGTCGGGCGCGGGCGCAGGTGGCGAATGATCGCGATTGGGTGGGGCAGTTGCGGCCTGGGGTGTTAAGGGCGCAGGTGGATCGGTTTGGGTGA
- a CDS encoding GNAT family N-acetyltransferase has protein sequence MSAPVARAYREGDHAACVALFQSNVPEYFAAVEIDDFLQTLQQVDRYWVIELAGEGIVACGGYDGVDDEPGVAALCWGMVRRDLHRRGLGDFLVRERLRRIDADEDFNAVVIETTRFSCDFYARYGFVVTREQADGFAPGYDLVEMRRTVPWPRSPGARGV, from the coding sequence TTGAGCGCGCCGGTCGCGCGCGCGTACCGCGAGGGCGACCACGCCGCCTGCGTGGCGCTGTTCCAATCCAACGTGCCCGAGTATTTCGCCGCGGTCGAGATCGATGATTTCCTGCAGACCTTGCAGCAGGTGGATCGGTATTGGGTGATCGAACTGGCCGGCGAGGGCATCGTCGCCTGCGGAGGTTACGACGGCGTGGACGACGAGCCGGGTGTCGCGGCGCTGTGCTGGGGCATGGTGCGGCGCGATCTGCACCGGCGCGGCCTCGGCGATTTTCTGGTCCGCGAACGTCTGCGCCGGATCGATGCCGACGAGGATTTCAACGCGGTGGTGATCGAGACCACGCGTTTCAGCTGCGACTTCTACGCACGCTACGGCTTCGTGGTGACCCGCGAACAGGCCGACGGCTTCGCGCCGGGGTACGACCTGGTGGAAATGCGCCGGACGGTGCCGTGGCCGCGCTCGCCAGGCGCGCGCGGCGTTTAG
- a CDS encoding YwqG family protein, which produces MKTGKAVLVSVGIIAAVLAVAGGVGYFVYNKVESRSKQAAAQMKAEAERDDADRSAPQCGSHDDDERAKAVLAPIEPALQNTQRPVARIELETMKADDVAVSKVGGRAYWAAGRDYPRDSKGQPLFLLAQIQLGELPKMPGYPERGMLQFFISGDDFYGAAIDAAHGPKRMDALAEPKGFRVVYWADASAPAIVPPAATVGLDALPFDPAKPRRIRFSADHETMGIHDVGLAKVLGTDIDALAERYISANVDDRVAAEDLSDEVSDYLDRSGHKLGGYPDFTQDDPRGADDKRVLLFQLDSDDGLMWGDSGIANFFIDPADLARADFSRVSYHWDCY; this is translated from the coding sequence ATGAAGACGGGCAAGGCGGTATTGGTGTCGGTGGGGATCATCGCGGCGGTGCTCGCCGTCGCCGGCGGCGTGGGCTATTTCGTCTACAACAAAGTCGAAAGCCGCAGCAAGCAGGCGGCCGCGCAGATGAAGGCCGAAGCCGAGCGCGACGACGCCGACCGCAGCGCGCCGCAATGCGGCAGCCACGACGACGACGAACGCGCCAAGGCGGTATTGGCGCCGATCGAACCGGCCTTGCAGAACACCCAGCGGCCGGTCGCGCGCATCGAACTGGAAACGATGAAGGCCGACGACGTCGCGGTCAGCAAGGTCGGCGGCCGCGCGTACTGGGCGGCCGGGCGCGACTATCCGCGCGATTCGAAGGGCCAGCCGCTGTTCCTGCTGGCGCAGATCCAGCTCGGCGAATTGCCGAAGATGCCCGGTTATCCCGAGCGCGGCATGCTGCAGTTCTTCATCTCCGGCGACGATTTCTACGGCGCCGCCATCGACGCGGCGCACGGCCCCAAGCGGATGGACGCACTGGCCGAGCCGAAGGGGTTCCGGGTGGTGTACTGGGCCGATGCGAGCGCGCCGGCGATCGTGCCGCCGGCCGCGACCGTCGGCCTCGACGCGCTGCCGTTCGATCCGGCCAAGCCACGCCGCATCCGTTTCAGCGCCGACCACGAGACCATGGGCATCCACGATGTCGGCCTGGCCAAGGTGCTCGGCACCGATATCGACGCCTTGGCCGAGCGCTATATCAGCGCCAATGTCGACGATCGCGTCGCCGCCGAGGACCTCAGCGACGAAGTGTCCGACTACCTCGATCGCAGCGGCCATAAGCTCGGCGGTTATCCCGATTTCACCCAGGACGATCCGCGCGGCGCCGACGACAAGCGCGTGCTGCTGTTCCAGCTCGACAGCGACGACGGGCTGATGTGGGGCGATTCGGGCATCGCCAATTTCTTCATCGACCCCGCCGACTTGGCGCGCGCGGATTTCAGCCGCGTGTCCTACCACTGGGATTGCTATTGA
- a CDS encoding GNAT family N-acetyltransferase produces MATRERLPPWHERQRLPNGREVLIRPVRPEDAEPLRAGFALLQPDEVRQRFLYALKELTPDMAERFTRIDPRTEFALVAAEPLPPGEALVGAVARVAIDERTQDAEFAILVSRYIANMGLGRYLMTRLVKWARGKKVHRLYGDVFEHNTPMLSLAQSLGFEREFQQDAPGLIRVSLDLRSKPAVDSRAGGETTPGT; encoded by the coding sequence ATGGCCACGCGTGAACGTTTGCCTCCCTGGCACGAACGCCAGCGTCTTCCCAACGGACGCGAAGTTCTGATCCGCCCGGTCCGGCCGGAGGATGCCGAGCCCCTGCGGGCCGGCTTCGCCCTGCTCCAGCCCGACGAAGTCCGACAGCGCTTCCTGTATGCGCTCAAGGAACTCACCCCGGACATGGCCGAGCGCTTCACCCGGATCGATCCGCGCACCGAATTCGCCCTGGTCGCGGCCGAGCCGCTGCCGCCGGGCGAGGCCCTGGTCGGCGCGGTCGCGCGGGTCGCGATCGACGAACGCACCCAGGACGCCGAGTTCGCGATCCTGGTCAGCCGCTACATCGCCAATATGGGCCTGGGCCGTTATCTGATGACCCGGCTGGTGAAATGGGCGCGCGGCAAGAAGGTGCATCGCCTCTACGGCGACGTGTTCGAGCACAACACGCCGATGCTGTCGCTGGCCCAGTCGCTGGGGTTCGAACGCGAATTCCAGCAGGACGCGCCGGGCCTGATCCGGGTGTCGCTGGACCTGCGCAGCAAACCCGCCGTCGACAGCCGCGCCGGCGGCGAGACCACGCCAGGCACTTGA
- the creC gene encoding two-component system sensor histidine kinase CreC produces the protein MRIGLRIFLGYFLIVAVAALLLARVFVAEVKPGVRQAMEDTLVDTANILAELAADDFLAGRIDHGDFAKRVRALGERDVGAAIWGFRKRATTYRVYITDARGIVVFDSDGRDVGQDYSRWNDVYLTLRGRYGARSSPATPGNADETIMYVAAPIRDDARRVVGSLTVAKPNSAIAPFIARSQSVVMRWGFVLMGVALLIGVLVSWWLSRQIDLLRRYAHAVTAGARAPPPDAAGEFGELGRALETMRTRLEGKQYVEQYVHTLTHEMKSPLAAIRGSAELLESPPGDGTMADADRARFAGSIRGQAERLAQMIDKLLALAAVEHRQRLEKPEPVALAAIAQEAAEQCAQRLHKTGAKLLLDLEPNLPPVLGDGFLLRQALINLIENAADFSPAQGEIVLRLRRDGEAQRVEVSDRGPGVPDYALARVFERFYSLPRPAGGSRSSGLGLCFVAEVASLHGGGAALVNRDEGGAVASLVVPG, from the coding sequence ATGCGCATCGGCCTGCGGATCTTCCTGGGGTATTTCCTGATCGTCGCGGTCGCCGCGCTGCTGCTGGCGCGGGTGTTCGTCGCCGAGGTCAAGCCCGGCGTGCGTCAGGCGATGGAAGACACCCTCGTCGACACCGCCAACATCCTGGCCGAGCTCGCGGCCGACGACTTCCTCGCCGGCCGCATCGACCACGGCGACTTCGCCAAGCGCGTGCGCGCGCTCGGAGAACGCGACGTCGGCGCGGCGATCTGGGGCTTTCGCAAGCGCGCGACCACGTATCGCGTCTACATCACCGACGCGCGCGGCATCGTCGTGTTCGACAGCGACGGGCGCGATGTCGGCCAGGATTACTCGCGCTGGAACGACGTCTACCTGACCTTGCGCGGCCGCTACGGCGCGCGTTCCAGCCCGGCCACCCCGGGCAATGCGGACGAGACGATCATGTACGTGGCCGCGCCGATCCGCGACGACGCGCGCCGGGTCGTGGGTTCCTTGACCGTGGCCAAGCCCAACAGCGCGATCGCGCCGTTCATCGCCCGCAGCCAGTCGGTGGTGATGCGCTGGGGCTTCGTGTTGATGGGCGTGGCCTTGCTGATCGGCGTATTGGTGTCGTGGTGGCTGTCGCGCCAGATCGACCTGCTGCGGCGCTACGCGCATGCGGTCACCGCCGGCGCGCGCGCGCCGCCGCCGGACGCGGCCGGCGAATTCGGCGAACTCGGCCGCGCCCTGGAAACCATGCGCACGCGCCTGGAGGGCAAGCAGTACGTCGAGCAGTACGTGCATACGCTGACGCACGAAATGAAGAGCCCGCTGGCGGCGATCCGCGGCAGCGCGGAGCTGCTCGAATCGCCGCCCGGCGACGGCACCATGGCCGACGCCGACCGCGCGCGCTTCGCCGGCAGCATCCGCGGCCAGGCCGAGCGCCTGGCGCAGATGATCGACAAGCTGCTTGCGCTGGCCGCGGTCGAACATCGTCAGCGGCTGGAGAAACCCGAACCGGTGGCGCTGGCCGCGATCGCCCAGGAAGCGGCCGAGCAATGCGCGCAGCGGCTGCACAAGACCGGCGCGAAGCTGCTGCTGGATCTGGAGCCGAATCTGCCGCCGGTGCTAGGCGATGGTTTCCTGCTGCGTCAGGCGCTGATCAATCTGATCGAGAACGCGGCCGATTTTTCTCCGGCCCAGGGCGAGATCGTGTTGCGCCTGCGCCGCGACGGCGAAGCGCAACGGGTCGAGGTCAGCGACCGCGGGCCGGGCGTGCCGGATTACGCGCTGGCGCGGGTGTTCGAGCGCTTCTATTCGTTGCCGCGTCCGGCCGGCGGCAGCCGCAGCAGCGGATTGGGGTTGTGCTTCGTCGCCGAGGTGGCGTCGCTGCATGGCGGTGGAGCGGCGTTGGTCAATCGCGATGAGGGTGGGGCGGTGGCGAGTCTGGTGGTGCCGGGGTAG
- a CDS encoding GNAT family N-acetyltransferase — protein sequence MKKPMPEIRSYAGAEITPYLEAIAALRIAVFRDWPYLYDGDAAYEAKYLQTYRDSWRSIAVLAFDGPRVVGASTGVPMSDEIPEFRAAFDDHLLDVDHVFYCGESVLLPEYRGRGVGHRFFDMREAHARALGGFNWTTFCAVEREPDDPRQPPFHRGNEVFWKKRGYTHRPELRASLPWNEVGRGEREHTLSFWLRPLGRA from the coding sequence ATGAAGAAACCGATGCCCGAGATCCGCAGCTACGCCGGCGCCGAGATCACGCCCTATCTGGAGGCGATCGCCGCGCTGCGCATCGCGGTGTTCCGCGACTGGCCGTATCTGTACGACGGCGATGCGGCCTACGAGGCCAAGTACCTGCAGACCTATCGCGATTCGTGGCGCAGCATCGCGGTGCTGGCCTTCGACGGCCCGCGCGTGGTCGGCGCGTCCACCGGCGTGCCGATGAGCGATGAAATCCCCGAGTTCCGCGCCGCGTTCGACGATCACCTGCTCGATGTCGATCACGTGTTCTATTGCGGCGAATCGGTGCTGTTGCCCGAGTATCGCGGCCGCGGCGTCGGCCATCGGTTCTTCGACATGCGCGAGGCGCATGCGCGCGCGCTCGGCGGTTTCAACTGGACCACGTTCTGCGCGGTCGAACGCGAACCCGACGATCCGCGCCAGCCTCCGTTTCATCGCGGCAACGAGGTGTTCTGGAAAAAACGCGGCTACACCCATCGCCCGGAGCTGCGCGCGAGCCTGCCGTGGAACGAAGTCGGACGCGGCGAGCGCGAGCACACCCTGAGTTTCTGGCTGCGGCCGCTGGGGCGCGCATGA
- a CDS encoding cation diffusion facilitator family transporter yields the protein MAGGGDSTRAILFALGANFAIAVAKGVAAFFTGSSAMLAETVHSLADCGNQGLLLLGLKQSKRPPTPDYPLGYGKAIYFWSFLVAVMLFTVGGMFSLYEGIHKLQHPEPLKQWWWAAGVLAFGIAAEWVSMRACLQEVAKARGQRSLWQWFRESRQAELVVIFGEDLAALLGLVLALGAVLLAVFTGNPIWDAIGTICIGALLIIVAVFVAIEVKAMLIGQSVDPLRQQQIREFLDSRPEIARVISVITLQLGNEVMVSVQAQMREEHSVAGLTEQINTVERAMKQAFPEVRWSFFEPDLKLGD from the coding sequence ATGGCAGGTGGTGGCGATTCAACCCGCGCGATTTTGTTCGCACTTGGCGCCAATTTCGCGATCGCGGTGGCCAAGGGCGTGGCCGCGTTCTTCACCGGTTCCAGCGCGATGCTGGCCGAAACCGTGCATTCGCTGGCCGACTGCGGCAATCAGGGGCTGTTGCTGCTGGGGCTCAAGCAGTCCAAGCGGCCGCCGACGCCGGACTATCCGCTGGGCTACGGCAAGGCGATCTACTTCTGGTCGTTCCTGGTCGCGGTGATGCTGTTCACCGTCGGCGGCATGTTCTCGCTGTACGAGGGCATCCATAAATTGCAGCACCCCGAGCCGCTGAAGCAGTGGTGGTGGGCGGCCGGCGTGCTGGCGTTCGGCATCGCCGCCGAATGGGTCTCGATGCGCGCCTGCCTGCAGGAAGTGGCCAAGGCGCGCGGTCAGCGCTCGCTGTGGCAGTGGTTCCGCGAAAGCCGCCAGGCCGAACTGGTGGTGATCTTCGGCGAAGACCTGGCCGCGCTGCTGGGCCTGGTGCTGGCGCTGGGCGCGGTGCTGCTGGCGGTGTTCACCGGCAACCCGATCTGGGACGCGATCGGCACCATCTGCATCGGCGCGCTGCTGATCATCGTCGCGGTGTTCGTCGCGATCGAAGTCAAGGCGATGCTGATCGGACAGAGTGTGGATCCGCTGCGCCAGCAGCAGATCCGCGAGTTCCTCGATTCGCGCCCGGAGATCGCCCGGGTCATCAGCGTGATCACCCTGCAGCTCGGCAACGAAGTGATGGTGTCGGTGCAGGCGCAGATGCGCGAAGAGCACAGCGTCGCCGGCCTGACCGAGCAGATCAACACGGTCGAGCGGGCGATGAAGCAGGCCTTCCCGGAAGTGCGCTGGAGCTTCTTCGAGCCCGACCTCAAGCTCGGCGACTGA
- a CDS encoding 23S rRNA (adenine(2030)-N(6))-methyltransferase RlmJ has translation MNYRHAFHAGNHADVLKHIAVLALCDALTAKPAPLFALDTHAGRGLYPLDGNSAQRTGEAEGGIGRLLAEAPKQPAIGRYLAAVRACRAEHGPAAYPGSPWLLAHALREDDRIAACELQPEEAAQLKHHFDNDTRVAVHARDGYTGMKALLPPKLGATRFNRGLVLIDPPYEAQLEEFDTALGALRDALARWPQGIYLLWYPIKRRRSLQSFYRRAATLPAKSVMTAELLVRADDSPLRMNGSGLLLLNAPWQFDRTLDAVLPVLARTLGETADASAAITWLKQGD, from the coding sequence ATGAACTATCGCCACGCCTTCCACGCCGGCAACCACGCCGATGTGCTCAAACACATCGCCGTGCTGGCCCTGTGCGACGCGCTGACCGCCAAGCCGGCGCCGCTGTTCGCGCTCGATACCCATGCCGGACGCGGGCTGTACCCGCTCGACGGCAATTCGGCGCAGCGCACCGGCGAGGCCGAGGGCGGCATCGGCCGGCTGCTCGCCGAGGCGCCCAAGCAGCCGGCGATCGGCCGCTACCTCGCCGCGGTGCGCGCCTGCCGCGCCGAGCACGGGCCGGCTGCGTACCCGGGCTCGCCGTGGCTGCTCGCGCACGCCCTGCGCGAGGACGACCGCATCGCCGCCTGCGAACTGCAGCCGGAGGAAGCGGCCCAGCTCAAGCATCACTTCGACAACGACACCCGGGTCGCGGTCCACGCCCGCGACGGCTACACCGGGATGAAGGCGCTGCTGCCGCCCAAGCTCGGCGCGACCCGTTTCAATCGCGGCTTGGTCCTGATCGACCCGCCGTACGAAGCGCAGCTGGAAGAATTCGACACCGCCCTGGGCGCGCTACGCGATGCGCTGGCGCGCTGGCCGCAAGGCATTTACCTGCTGTGGTATCCGATCAAGCGTCGCCGCTCGCTGCAATCGTTCTACCGCCGCGCCGCGACCCTGCCGGCCAAGTCGGTGATGACCGCCGAACTGCTGGTGCGCGCCGACGATTCGCCGCTGCGCATGAACGGCAGCGGCCTGTTGCTGCTCAACGCGCCGTGGCAATTCGATCGCACCCTCGACGCGGTGCTGCCGGTGCTCGCGCGCACCTTGGGCGAAACCGCGGATGCGTCCGCCGCGATCACCTGGCTCAAGCAGGGCGATTGA